A single region of the Brachypodium distachyon strain Bd21 chromosome 3, Brachypodium_distachyon_v3.0, whole genome shotgun sequence genome encodes:
- the LOC100844679 gene encoding signal peptide peptidase-like 4, giving the protein MGAGSPETAAVAALLVMAAALAGVAAGGDIVHQDDDAPKIPGCSNDFMLVKVQTWVNNRETDEFVGVGARFGPIIESKEKHANRTGLLQADPFDCCAPLKEKVAGDVLLVRRGGCRFTTKTKIAEDAGASAIIIMNNRHELYKMVCDKNETDLDINIPAVLLPQDAGTILQGLLSLGQVSVQLYSPDRPLVDTAEVFLWLMAVGTILCASYWSAWSARESVIEQEKLLKDGHETSVNFEAGGSSGMVDITMVSAILFIVVASCFLIMLYKLMSHWFVELLVVIFCIGGVEGLQTCLVALLSRWFKPAAGSFVKVPFFGAVSYLTLAVCPFCIVIAVIWAVYRRQPYAWIGQDVLGIALIVTVIQIVRIPNLKVGSVLLGCSFLYDIFWVFISKMWFHESVMIVVARGDKTDEDGVPMLLKIPRMFDPWGGYSIIGFGDILLPGLLVAFALRYDWAAKKTLQSGYFLWSMVAYGSGLLITYVALNLMDGHGQPALLYIVPFTLGTFISLGKKRGELRNLWTRGQPPRICTHTQHPSKESSTAAVTSS; this is encoded by the exons ATGGGCGCCGGGtcgccggagacggcggcggtggcggctctGCTGGTGATGGCGGCCGCGCTCGCGggggtggcggccggcggcgacatcGTCCACCAGGACGACGACGCGCCCAAGATACCCGGATGCTCCAACGACTTCATGCTG GTAAAAGTCCAAACCTGGGTCAATAACAGAGAGACTGATGAATTTGTTGGTGTTGGTGCTCGATTTGGCCCCATAATAGAATCAAAGGAAAAGCATGCGAACCGGACAGGTTTATTACAAGCCGACCCTTTTGATTGTTGTGCCCCTCTCAAGGAAAAG GTTGCTGGAGATGTTTTGTTAGTGCGAAGAGGAGGTTGCAGATTCACCACAAAAACTAAGATTGCCGAAGATGCTGGTGCTTCTGCTATTATAATCATGAATAATCGCCATG AGCTATACAAGATGGTTTGTGATAAAAATGAAACAGATCTAGATATAAATATACCTGCAGTTCTTCTGCCACAAGATGCAGGCACCATTTTACAGGGGCTTCTCTCACTTGGTCAAG TTTCAGTACAGTTGTACTCTCCAGATCGACCTCTGGTTGATACGGCAGAGGTATTTCTTTGGCTTATGGCTGTCGGTACCATTCTCTGTGCATCATACTGGTCAGCATGGAGTGCTCGAGAATCAGTTATTGAACAAGAAAAGCTTCTAAAG GATGGCCATGAAACTTCAGTGAActttgaggctggaggttctAGTGGCATGGTAGATATCACCATGGTGTCGGCAATATTGTTTATTGTGGTTGCATCGTGCTTTTTGATAATGCTTTACAAATTGATGTCTCACTGGTTTGTGGAGCTCCTGGTGGTTATCTTTTGCATCGGTGGTGTAGAG GGTTTGCAAACATGTTTGGTGGCTTTATTGTCAAG ATGGTTCAAACCTGCCGCAGGATCATTTGTGAAAGTGCCATTTTTTGGAGCTGTTTCGTACCTTACATTGGCAGTTTGTCCATTTTGCATTGTCATTGCTGTTATATGGGCTGTTTATCGCCGTCAGCCCTATGCTTGGATTGGGCAAGATGTTCTT GGTATTGCACTGATTGTTACTGTGATCCAAATTGTTAGGATACCTAATCTTAAG GTGGGGTCTGTTCTTCTCGGTTGTTCCTTTTTGTATGACATCTTCTGGGTTTTTATATCCAAGATGTGGTTCCATGAGAGTGTGATGATTGTG GTTGCACGCGGTGATAAGACTGACGAAGATGGTGTTCCCATGCTGTTAAAAATCCCAAGAATGTTTGATCCGTGGGGTGGATACAGCATCATAGGCTTTGGTGATATCCTTCTTCCTGGACTGTTGGTTGCTTTTGCGCTCAG GTATGATTGGGCTGCCAAGAAAACCCTTCAATCTGGTTACTTTTTGTGGTCAATGGTTGCCTATGGTTCTG GTCTTCTGATCACATATGTCGCGTTGAACCTTATGGATGGGCACGGGCAACCAGCTCTTCTGTACATCGTGCCTTTTACACTTG GCACCTTCATATCACTCGGCAAGAAACGGGGCGAGCTCAGAAACCTCTGGACAAGAGGACAACCTCCGAGAATCTGCACACACACCCAACATCCCTCGAAGGAGTCCTCCACTGCTGCTGTAACCTCGTCGTAG
- the LOC100828609 gene encoding U-box domain-containing protein 33: protein MEVGGGSHEEEEEEEVPAAVVYCAVGKDGGREWKANLRWVLANFPHRSRRRFSLVLAHVHRPPHRVNMMGAWVPVSQLAEHEVAAYSKLEEDRASRALDDLLHICTSQRVRARKVIVSADDAARGLVRLADDHAVAELVMGAASDRAYTRKMCAPRSKKAVTVQRKANPACRIWFLCKGNLICTREADEVGLNRAEPSTSSSSPSPRSSSAVSDCSRSKPSMPFGMHESASAGPTTLRRRTSSRDADSDNATDHNGAEDDHLGHDASSSSAAAAADVVGAFFSTAPAASGLRDAEDQDSPAPSHHGSSDGAGEMDDDALYERLKEALVEARNLRHEAYEETRRRQKADRDLAHASRMAKEAESSWQGEARRRKETEERLARERVAMEQDRRDLDGILEKIMEVDGRSAELELQIADSERAMSQLDVRLSESYGVLDALRLECERREEPATAGEPSVPEVDVAEQSMSFWRLGLSELEEATGHFNESARIGGGGVYRGSLRGMSVAVRMVSPEVAVDEARFTRAVEAMSRARHPGLVTFLGACPEARAVVHELVPGGSLEDRLEGKEAPTLSWQARCGVAYRTCSALAYILSTGAVHGDVRPANILLEDEGCSSSKLAGFGTRGLVAAKERRRPGGVDVAYVDPRCLATGEPTPRSDVHALGVVLLRLVTGKPAFEARKAARDAAAGSTPWHEAVGHAGAGGWPVERATEVALLGLKCCAGDEDEDVAGGGATAEQLLEEARGVLEAATMAAPGRTWSSLSSASGAGSESGGGAPSYFLCPILKEVMRDPQIAGDGFTYEAEAMREWLGSGHDTSPMTNLKLPTDELLPNHALRAAIQEWRHTTTPGTSSASSDRFH from the exons ATGGAggtcggaggaggaagccacgaggaggaggaggaggaagaggtgccggcggcggtggtgtaCTGCGCGGTGGGGAAGGATGGCGGGCGGGAGTGGAAGGCCAACCTGCGCTGGGTGCTGGCCAACTTCCCccaccggagccgccgccgcttcagCCTCGTCCTCGCGCACGTCCACCGCCCGCCGCACCGCGTCAACATGA TGGGGGCGTGGGTCCCGGTGAGCCAGCTGGCGGAGCACGAGGTGGCCGCGTACAGCAAGCTGGAGGAGGACAGGGCCAGCAGGGCCCTCGACGACCTCCTACACATCTGCACAAGTCAACGG GTCCGGGCGCGCAAGGTGATCGTGTCGGCCGACGACGCGGCGAGGGGCCTCGTCCGGCTCGCCGACGACCATGCCGTCGCCGAGCTCGTCATGGGCGCCGCCTCTGATCGGGCCTACACCAG GAAGATGTGTGCGCCGAGGTCAAAGAAGGCGGTGACGGTGCAGCGGAAGGCCAACCCCGCCTGCAGGATCTGGTTCCTCTGCAAAGGCAACCTCATCTGCACCAG GGAGGCCGACGAGGTGGGCCTGAACAGAGCAGAGCCATCCACGAGCAGCTCGAGCCCCAGCCCCAGGTCGTCGTCGGCCGTTTCCGACTGCTCGAGATCGAAACCCTCGATGCCGTTCGGTATGCACGAATCGGCATCGGCCGGCCCGACgacgctccgccgccggaCTTCCAGCAGGGATGCCGACAGCGACAATGCCACGGATCACAACGGCGCCGAGGATGATCATCTAGGTCACGAcgcgtcatcatcatcagctgccgctgctgctgatgtCGTCGGAGCGTTCTTctccacggcgccggcggcgtctgGGCTGCGAGACGCCGAAGATCAGGACTCGCCGGCGCCTTCGCATCACGGTTCTTCG GATGGTGCCGGCGAGATGGACGACGATGCGTTGTACGAGAGGCTCAAGGAGGCGCTCGTGGAGGCCCGGAATCTGAGGCACGAGGCATACGAGGAGACCCGCCGCCGGCAGAAGGCCGACCGGGACCTCGCCCACGCGTCCAGGATG GCCAAGGAAGCGGAGAGCTCGTGGCAGGGCGAGGCTCGGCGCCGGAAGGAGACGGAGGAGAGGCTGGCGAGAGAGCGCGTGGCCATGGAGCAGGACAGGCGGGACCTGGACGGGATCCTCGAGAAGATAATGGAGGTGGACGGCCGCAGCGCCGAGCTCGAGCTCCAGATCGCCGACTCCGAGCGCGCGATGAGCCAGCTCGACGTCAGGCTGTCCGAGTCGTACGGCGTCCTCGACGCGCTCCGGCTAGAGTGTGAACGCCGAGAAGAACCTGCAACCGCGGGAGAACCATCCGTTCCCGAGGTGGACGTTGCTGAACAGAGCATGAGTTTCTGGCGGCTTGGCTTGtcggagctggaggaggccaCGGGGCATTTCAACGAGTCTGCCAGGATCGGGGGAGGCGGCGTGTACAGGGGGAGCCTGCGCGGCATGAGCGTCGCCGTGAGGATGGTCTCCCCGGAGGTTGCCGTCGACGAGGCGCGGTTCACGCGCGCGGTGGAGGCTATGAGCAGGGCTCGGCACCCGGGCCTCGTAACATTCCTCGGCGCGTGCCCGGAGGCGCGCGCCGTTGTGCACGAGCTCGTCCCCGGCGGCAGCCTCGAGGACCGCCTCGAAGGTAAAGAAGCCCCGACGCTCTCGTGGCAGGCGCGGTGCGGCGTCGCGTACCGCACGTGCTCCGCGTTAGCCTACATCCTCTCGACGGGGGCGGTGcacggcgacgtccgccccgcgAACATCCTTCTAGAGGACGAGGGTTGCTCGTCCAGCAAGCTCGCCGGCTTCGGCACGCGCGGGCTCGTGGCAGCGAaggagcggcggcgtcccGGCGGCGTGGACGTGGCGTACGTGGACCCGCGGTGCCTGGCGACGGGGGAGCCGACGCCGCGGAGCGACGTGCACGCGCTGGGGGTCGTCCTGCTCCGGCTGGTGACCGGGAAGCCGGCGTTCGAGGCGAGGAAGGCGGCAAGGGACGCCGCGGCCGGGAGCACGCCATGGCACGAGGCCGTGGGTcacgcgggcgcgggcgggtgGCCCGTGGAGCGCGCCACGGAGGTCGCGCTCCTCGGCCTGAAATGCTGtgccggcgacgaagacgaagacgtggccggtggtggcgcgacggcggagcagctgctggaggaggcgcggggcgTGCTGGAGGCCgcgacgatggcggcgccAGGGAGGACGTGGTCGTCGCTGTCTTCGGCGTCGGGGGCGGGTtcggagagcggcggcggcgccccgtCCTACTTCCTCTGCCCGATCCTCAAG GAGGTGATGAGGGACCCGCAGATCGCGGGCGACGGGTTCACGTACGAGGCGGAGGCGATGAGGGAGTGGCTCGGCAGCGGCCACGACACGTCGCCCATGACCAACCTCAAGCTCCccaccgacgagctcctccccaaccacgcgctccgcgccgccatccAAGAATGGCGCCACACCACCACGCCGGGCACTAGTAGTGCCTCCTCTGATCGCTTCCACTGA
- the LOC100845297 gene encoding acyl-CoA-binding domain-containing protein 4, giving the protein MGVEGTVNGGEEGLAAAPYDSWVLLRPADGSSRPPARYKHAAEVIQDKLYVVGGSRNGRSLSDVQVFDFRTFKWSVSSPSRDSNQLNLENNAGNQPFPALAGHSLVKWKNNLVVVAGNSRASSSNKVSVWLIDVETNSWSAVDTYGKVPVARSGQSVSLIGSQLIMFGGEDNKRRLLSDLHILDLETMIWEEIKTEKGGPAPRYDHSAAVYADHYLLIFGGSSHSTCFSDMYLLDLQTLEWSQPDTQGANITPRSGHAGTMIDENWYIVGGGDNASGSTDTIVMNASKFVWSVVTSVSIRDSLACEGLTLCSTTIDGEKFLIAFGGYNGKYNNEVFVMKPKPRNFVQPRLLQSPAAAAAAASVTAAYAVVTATDEKTRDIVAADDLDVKRAEPGSSSKQTVAEIDALNWEKGKLESQLAEVRAENSKLKDKLDTVKLSYSELTKELRSVENQLAAEGSRCQKLESQIAATNKRLQSADSLENELEVLQQQISQVEQTMTTAQRRKSGGVWKWVAGSAEVSDNE; this is encoded by the exons ATGGGGGTGGAGGGCACCGtcaacggcggcgaggaagggctcgcggcggcgccgtacGATAGCTGGGTCCTGCTCCGCCCTGCCGACGGGTCCTCCCGCCCGCCCGCTCGCTACAAG CATGCTGCGGAAGTGATTCAAGACAAACTTTATGTGGTCGGGGGGAGTCGAAATGGCCGTTCTCTATCAGATGTTCAG GTCTTTGATTTTAGGACATTCAAGTGGTCAGTGTCAAGCCCTAGTCGAGATTCAAACCAGTTGAATCTTGAAAATAATGCTGGAAACCAGCCATTCCCAGCACTAGCAGGCCATAGTTTG GTGAAGTGGAAGAATAATCTTGTGGTTGTAGCTGGGAACTCCAGAGCATCATCATCGAATAAGGTTTCAG TTTGGCTTATCGATGTAGAAACAAATAGCTGGTCTGCTGTTGATACGTATGGGAAAGTCCCA GTAGCTCGAAGTGGGCAATCCGTATCGCTAATTGGTTCTCAGTTAATAATGTTCGGTGGAGAGGATAACAAGAGGAGGCTTCTGAGTGATCTTCATATACTTGACTTGGAGACAATGATATGGGAGGAAATCAAGACAGA GAAAGGTGGCCCAGCTCCTAGGTATGATCATTCGGCTGCTGTTTACGCTGACCATTATCTTCTAATCTTTGGCGGTTCCTCTCACTCCACATGCTTCAGCGATATGTACTTACTTGACTTGCAAACT CTGGAGTGGTCTCAACCTGACACTCAAGGTGCAAATATAACTCCTAGGAGTGGCCATGCTGGTACGATGATTGATGAAAATTGGTATATAGTTGGTGGTGGAGATAATGCAAGTG GTTCCACTGATACGATCGTAATGAATGCTTCTAAGTTTGTCTGGTCTGTGGTTACCAGTGTGTCAATTCGCGATTCACTTGCCTGTGAG GGTCTCACTCTTTGCTCAACCACAATTGATGGGGAAAAGTTTCTAATTGCATTTGGTGGTTACAATGGGAAATACAACAATGAG GTCTTTGTGATGAAACCCAAGCCAAGAAATTTTGTGCAACCTCGCCTTCTCCAatctccagccgccgccgctgccgctgcttctGTTACAGCTGCCTATGCTGTAGTAACTGCTACTGATGAGAAAACTAGAGATATTGTTGCTGCTGATGATTTAGATGTGAAGAGAGCTGAGCCTGGAAGTTCATCCAAACAAACTGTTGCTGAAATTGATGCACTCAATTGGGAGAAAGGAAAACTAGAGTCTCAACTGGCAGAAGTTCGCGCTGAAAACTCAAAACTAAAGGATAAACTTGATACGGTGAAGTTGTCCTACAGTGAATTAACAAAG gaacTTAGATCAGTTGAAAATCAGCTTGCTGCGGAAGGTTCAAGATGCCAGAAACTGGAG TCCCAAATTGCTGCCACAAATAAAAGGTTGCAATCTGCTGATTCTTTGGAGAATGAACTAGAAGTATTGCAGCAACAAATATCTCAGGTGGAACAAACCATGACAACTGCACAGAGACGGAAATCTGGGGGTGTGTGGAAATGGGTGGCAGGAAGTGCAGAGGTCTCTGACAATGAATA G
- the LOC100828909 gene encoding 4-coumarate--CoA ligase-like 3, with protein sequence MEAETTTTTTPFGFESGDAAAFVLSRTADAAEAGDRAAFVDAATGREITFAGLRRAALSLAAGLRLGLGLRRGDAVLLVLDEAGGDQLLVPPIILGVLAAGGVVVVAAADAAVAHGSGAAMVVAAPEAGKKVAAAVGAPLLLISQSPDPRTLSAEELMDGGDPTALVHDAAAAPWDVAIVVHSSASKTKKAVLTHADLIAAMAGSSPGEGRVCLACLPTWGAGTGVPGVLPLLALGLPAAGVTTVLVPPVSDLREAVAVHGATDVVATPEAAAALVAPMASQGKLATLRRVTLVAQAPLAEEASKAFRRRLAWVEVTEMFDAPEMGTEVKSEEQQQVVAPAELGPLLLVQPEAPATAAAIQQNSKKTDQMAATNEATSLVPPLKKIQKSVFGDILTKSITAKILRRHPVACDKQAVSKL encoded by the exons ATGGAGGCCGAgacgacaacgacgacgacgcccttCGGCTTCGAGTcaggcgacgcggcggcgttcgtgctgtcccgcacggcggacgcggcggaggccggcgaCCGCGCCGCGTTCGTCGACGCCGCCACGGGCCGGGAGATCACGTTCGCGGGCCTCCGCCGCGCGGCGCtctcgctcgccgccggcctgcgcctcgggctcgggctccgccgcggcgacgccgtcctcctcgtgctggacgaggccggcggcgaccagcTCCTCGTCCCGCCGATCATCCTCGGCGTgctcgcggccggcggcgtcgtcgtggtcgccgccgcggatGCCGCCGTGGCGCACGGGTCGGGGGCGGCCATGGTCGTGGCCgcgccggaggcggggaagaaggTGGCAGCCGCCGTGGGCGCGCCGCTCCTGCTCATATCCCAGTCGCCCGACCCGCGCACGCTCTCGGCCGAGGAGCTCATGGACGGCGGCGACCCGACGGCGCTCGTCCATGACGCGGCCGCTGCTCCATGGGACGTGGCGATCGTGGTGCATTCGTCGGCGAGCAAGACGAAGAAGGCGGTGCTCACGCACGCTGACCTcatcgccgccatggccggaaGCTCGCCGGGCGAAGGGCGTGTCTGCCTGGCTTGTCTCCCAACGTggggcgccggcaccggcgtccCTGgcgtgctgccgctgctggccctCGGGCTCCCTGCTGCCGGAGTGACCACGGTGCTCGTGCCGCCGGTCTCCGATCTGCGGGAGGCGGTGGCCGTCCATGGCGCCACCGACGTCGTGGCGACGCCCGAGGCGGCTGCAGCGCTCGTGGCTCCCATGGCGTCGCAGGGGAAGCTCGCCACGCTTAGGAGGGTGACGCTGGTGGCGCAGGCACCGCTCGCCGAGGAAGCGTCGAAGGCATTTCGCCGTAGGCTGGCATGGGTCGAGGTGACGGAGATGTTCGACGCGCCGGAGATGGGAACAGAGGTGAAGTCGGAGGAACAGCAGCAGGTGGTGGCTCCTGCAGAGCTGGGACCTCTGCTGCTGGTGCAACCTGAAGCTCCAGCAACAGCTGCAGCCATACA GCAGAATAGCAAAAAGACAGATCAAATGGCAGCGACAAACGAAGCTACCTCTCTG GTGCCGCCACTTAAGAAGATCCAAAAGAGTGTCTTCGGAGACATTTTGACAAAATCAATCACGGCGAAGATCTTGAGGAGGCACCCAGTAGCCTGCGACAAACAAGCCGTCTCAAAACTGTAG
- the LOC100845905 gene encoding 50S ribosomal protein L9, chloroplastic, whose product MASPSCASTLPWTPAFSGSSSSPRLQTRRSTSLVIVAQGKVKKYRQVILMDDIEEVGGKKGDMMKVRAGFYRNFLLPKGKATLLTPDVLKEMQLEQERIEAEKQRVKEEAQQLARVFETIGAFKVPRKGGKGKQIFGSVTSQDLVEIIKSQLNRDVDKRLVEVPEIREVGEYVAEIKLHPDVTARVRLTVYAK is encoded by the exons ATGGCGTCGCCGTCGTGTGCCTCCACGCTGCCATGGACCCccgccttctccggctcctcctcctcgccccgcCTCCAGACGCGCCGGTCCACGTCCCTGGTCATCGTCGCCCAGGGCAAGGTCAAGAAGTATCGCCAG GTCATACTGATGGATGACATAGAAGAGGTGGGTGGGAAGAAAGGGGACATGATGAAGGTGCGGGCCGGGTTCTACCGCAACTTCCTCCTCCCCAAGGGCAAGGCTACGCTGCTCACCCCGGATGTCCTCAA GGAAATGCAACTGGAGCAGGAGAGAATAGAGGCTGAAAAGCAGCGG GTGAAAGAAGAGGCACAACAACTTGCGCGAGTTTTTGAGACTATCGGTGCATTCAAAGTGCCACGTAAAGGTGGAAAAGGGAAGCAAATCTTTGGCAG TGTCACGTCGCAAGATCTTGTGGAGATCATAAAGTCACAGCTTAACAG GGACGTCGACAAGCGGCTCGTAGAGGTTCCAGAGATCCGCGAGGTCGGGGAGTACGTCGCGGAGATCAAGCTCCACCCTGATGTCACTGCTAGAGTGAGGCTAACTGTGTATGCCAAGTGA